The following nucleotide sequence is from Nitrospira sp..
AATTCGGAAGCCGTGTCGTCGAAAGGGGCCATCGGGTTGATGCAGCTCATGCCACTGACCGCGGCGGCGCTCCATGTGCTGGATCCGTTCGATCCGAAAGACAATATCCATGCGGGTGCGGCGCTGCTTCGCCGGCTCTTGAACCGGTTCGACGGGGACCTTTCGTTGGCGCTGGCTGCGTATCATGTCGGTGAGACGCGAGTCAGGCAGACGCTCGGCACGCCGGCGCTTCCCGCGACGCAGCTCTATGTCGAACGCGTGCTGGGTCATTACCATCGATTCCGCGCGGAGGCTCATCAGACGGCTTCGCAATCCAGGGCGCGGGAATCAGGCGGCGAGGTATTCCTGGCTTCTCCTCGGGTGCGTGAATGAAGCCGGTCTGTGCATTGACAGCTGGCCCGCTGCAGGCATGCGGCGTCGGTTGCATTTTCCGCTAGGAACGGGTACGGGATTCTGACTCGCGCAATCGCGACGCGACGGCCTCCGGCCGCTAAGCCGGTGGAAACCAGACCACGATTTTTGAGGATAGTGATGAAGAAAAGCGATCGGACTGCTCGTTTGGCTCAGTCGGATATCCGTGCCATGACCCTCGCTTGTGCCAAGGTGAACGGAATCAATATGTCTCAGGGCGTGTGCGATACCCCCGTTCCTCCGGTCGTGGTGCAGGGCGCGCAACAGGCGATGGCCCAAGGGCACAACATCTATTCACGCTTTGACGGCATTCTGGAATTGCGGCAGGCTATCGCCGACAAACTCGCCGCATACAATCGAATCACGGCGGACCCGGACGTCAATATTACGGTGAGCGCCGGCGCCACCGGATCGTTTCAGGCCACCTGCATGGCGTTGCTGAATCCCGGCGACGAAGTGATTCTCTTTGAGCCCTTCTACGCCTACCACATTCAGGCGATCGTTGCGGTCGAGGCCGTGCCCCGCTGTGTGCCGATGCGACCGCCGGACTGGACGGTGGATTTCAAAGGCCTGGAGCAGGCGATCACGTCCAGGACCAAGGCGATCGTCGTGAACACTCCGGGAAACCCTTCCGGAAAGGTCTTTACACGACGGGAGTTGGAACAGATTGCGGAGACGGCCTGCCGCCATGACGTGATGGTGATCACGGACGAAATTTATGAATATTTCGTGTTCGATGGGCGGGAGCACGTGAGCATGGCGTCTCTCCCCGGGATGGCCGACCGCACCATTACCATCGGGGGTTACTCGAAAACGTTCAGTATCACCGGTTGGCGCATCGGCTATAGCGTGGCGGAGGCCACGTGGGCGAAGGCCATCGGCGCGATGAGTGATGTGTTGTATGTCTGCGCGCCAACCCCGCTGCAGCATGGTGTTGCCGCGGGGATTCGTGCGCTCGGCCCGTCGTTTTACAGCGACCTGACGAAGGAGCATCAGGAAAAGCGCGATCGATTCTGCGACGCGTTGGCCAAAGCGGGACTGCCCCCTGCCGTGCCGCAGGGCGCGTATTACGTGCTGGCGGATGTCTCCCGGCTACCGGGAAAGACGAGTCGCGAGCGCGCGCTGTATCTGTTGGACAAGACAGGGGTGGCAGGCGTGCCGGGCGAAGCGTTTTTTGAAGGGCCGGACGGGAGTCGGTTTATGCGATTTTGTATGGCGAAGACCGACACAGATCTGGAGCGAGCCAGTCAGGCGATCGAACGATTCAGGTCATAAGCTAGCAGGATCCGGTAAAAGGCCGTCAGCGACGTTCTCGCCCGACACTGCCGCTGGTTAGCCGGGCCCGTTTCAGCGTGACCGCGTCTGCCAGGACGCGGTTCTCGTCATCGCCCCCGGGTGGCCTTTTTTCGAGCTATCCAGCGATACAGCCCGATCAATTTCCACACACTGACGCCCTGTCGATTGAGACGATTCAGGGTGAGGAATCGGCCCTGGATAGGAGGCGGCCGGGTGAGGCGTGACGTTCTCGCGGGCTCACCCGCTGGCCTCGAAATGGTTGCGCGGCCGGCTGGTGGCGCAATATGAGACAATCGGTGCAACTGGTTGAAATGAGCCACAATTCACATGATGCTTGAGACAGGCGGGTATGCGTGGTAAATAAATAGTTTCGAAGAAACACAAGAAGAAGAGTGCGTACGGAAACACTAGGGATTCACACGATGAAGTTGAACCGTCTGTCGTTCTTGTCGATCTGCTTCGGTGCGCTGGTGTTGCAGGCCTGTAGTCATGCGCCACGGCCACAGGAGGCTTCCTGGGCGGAGCCTGTGTCGGGGGAAATTTCCCTCCATCGGGCTGAACATGCGGTCCTTGCAGGCGAATGGGAATATGAGGAAAGCGGGATGGTGGTGCCGTTGAGATTGGATCAATTCGGCAACGGTTCGTATGACTTTAAGGATGGACGGTTTCGGACGGATGTCCTCTCCGATCACCGTTGGGCCGGGGCCTGGGCTCAACGGGAAAACGATCGGGAAGGCGGATTCGAGATCACCCTGTCGCCAGACTACTTGGAAGGCGAAGGTCGTTGGTGGTACACACGCATCGAGAGTGATGCCGCGCCGACCAAGGCCGGTGGAACGTTCCACGTGATGAAGGTGCAATCGATCGTCGAGAACCAGCCTGTGCCCGGCGCGCGCGCCTCCCAGTAGAGACCAGAGTCACGTGCCGGCAACGGGGTCCACCCGTTCATAGAGCGCTGAGTAGTCCACATCTCCCAGCCCCAGGGCAATCGTGTCGATGAGCAGTGATCGGACGCCCGGAAGTCCGCCGGGAGAGAGCTGGGCGCTGTCTGCGGCGGCGAGGGTCAACTCCACATCTTTCAGCAGGTGGCGGGTCGAAAAGTTCGGCCGGGCATAGTTGCGTTCCGCCAGTCGAGGCAACTTCTTATCGAACGTCGGTGCATACAGCGCACTCTTGCGTAACACCGCCATAAAATTCTCCACATCGACCCCGCCACGGCGGATGAGTCCCAGACTGAGGGCGAACGCTGCCGTTTCTGCGGCAATGAGCTGATTCAGCGCCAGCTTCATCACGGCGGCTTTTCCGACCGGGCCGATCAGGCGCACGTCCGAACTGAGGGCCTGCAGGAGCGGTGCCCATGCGGCATAACGCTCCGGAGTCGCACCGACCATGATCAGCAGGGCGCCCGATTTGGCTTCGGCGATACTTCCCAGCACCGGCGCTTCCAAGTACTGTCCGCCGAGGCGCTCGATCTCTTCTCCGATCGAGCAACTTTCCGACGGGCCGATCGTGCCCATCTGAATGATGGTGCGTCCGCCGAGCGCCTGGCTGGTGGAGGGATCGAGCAGCACGGCACGGATAGCCGCCGCGTCTGCCAACAGGAGGATGACCACCTCTGCAGCGGCGATGGCTTCTACCGCAGTCGAGGCGATGTGAAGACCCTGTTGCCGCAGCGACAGGGTCTTTTCAGGGGTACGATTATAGGCCGACAGGTGATGACCGGTGGCATGCAGCCGTTCGGCCACCGCCTGCCCCAGCAACCCTGTGCCTAGCAAGGCCACATTCATATGGAAAACCTCCATCCTGTATGCGAGACGGTCATCGTACAGAGAAGCGGCCGCGGTTGAAAGGGTCAAGGGAGAGGGGCGCGAAGGTCTCTACTTGCGGCACTGAGTTGAATGAGGTGTGTGCGCGTCGGTGTGGTCAGGTCTGTGCCGATGGCCAAGGTGCCCTTCACCCTGGGATCGGCGCGGTTGAACGTAAACGGATGGCCTGCGGCCGTGGTGGCGCGCCCTCCGCTTTCTTCGATCAACAGGACGCCGGCGGCGATGTCCCACTCATTGCCCCCTTCCAGCGTCACGACGGCATCGGCCTGTCCGGCTGCGACCAGGGCGAGGGCGTAAGCAATAGATCCGATCGGACGGCAATGGAGATGGGGCTCCAGGGCCTGAAAGCGGCCGACCCGGAGTTCCCATGGATTCACGAGCGCGAGTGGGCGCTCCGGCGGGGTGAACGGAGCCTGGCCGGCTTCTGCCTGGCGCTCAACGCGGATGCCCTGGCCGCGAATGGCCGAGAAGAATTCACCGGTCGCGGGATTGAAGATGGCTGCAACGGCCGGCATGCCCTGCTCAACGAGCGCCACTGAGAGGGAGAATTCCGGCAGGCCTCGCACGAATGAGCGCGTTCCATCGATCGGATCGACGATCCAGACCCGTGATCTGGTCAGGCGATTGTGGTTGTCCTCGGTTTCCTCCGACAACCAGCCATCCTCCGGAAATGCCGCCGACAAATGGTCCCGAAGGATCTGATTGACCGCCAGGTCGGCAGAGGTGACGGGTGACTGATCCGGCTTGGTGTAGGTGTCGAATCCGGTGGCCGCCATTCGAAGGGCTTCACGCCCGGCCCGCCTCATGGCTTCCGACAAGATGCTGAGTTCATGATCCATCGTCACAGGGGCTCCCGGTTCGCAGAGAAGGGTGATGGCTGCATGTCTTCACCGTACCAGGTCTTGGCTCGGGAGCAAAGCCCGGAGTGGCGGGCACCGCTTCCGCTCTTGACCCTCCCTCCGGTTCCGCGTACAAGCTGGAATGACGATGAAGTTGAAGCACAAACATTCCCGCAAAGCGGGGTTGCCGCCCGGCACGCTGGTCCATATCGGCGAAAAAAAGTCCGAGACGGTCACGATCTCGGTGTACGAATACGGCGAGGGACAGTTTCAAGAGCGAACGGTGTCGAAACCGGACGAGATCGCGATGACGGGGGAGCCGACGGTCCGATGGGTGGACGTCGGCGGCATCCACAAGATGGAGGTGCTGGAGAGTTTCGGGAAAATGTTCGGCCTCCATCCCTTGCTGCTGGAAGATATCGCGAATACCGACCAACGTCCGAAACTCGACGACTACGGCTCGTACGGATATGTGGTGCTCAAGATGCTGTACGAAGGGGACCGGGAGGGCGATATCAATGTCGAGCAGGTCAGCCTGGTATTCGGTGAGAACTTTCTCCTGTCGTTTCAAGAGAACGGCGGGGATGTCTTTCAAGGTGTGAAGGAACGGCTGCGGAACGGGAAAGGCCGGTTACGTCATGCCGGCGCGGATTATCTCTTGTACGCCCTGATGGACTCGATTGTGGACCGGTATTTCGTCATTCTGGAGACGCTGGGAGAAAGAATTGAAGCGCTCCAGGATCTGTGCGTCACGAACCCCGGTCCGGAGACATTGCGCGATATCCACGGCCTCAAGCGGCAACTGCTGTTTCTGCGTCGCTCCGTCTGGCCGCTCCGGGATGTGATGAACAATTTGTCGCGTTCGGACGGCCAATTTCTGCAGGGTTCGACGAAGGTGTTTTTCCGCGATGTCTATGACCACATCATTCAGATCGGCGATACGATCGAGACCTTGCGCGAAATGGTGTCGTCCATGATGGAAGTGTATCTCTCCAGCGTGAGCTATCGCTTGAACGGCGTCATGAAAGTGTTGACGATCATCACGACTATTTTCATGCCGCTCAGCTTTATCGCCAGCATCTACGGGATGAATTTCGAGCACATGCCGGAATTAAAATCGCCCTGGGGATATCCAGCCGTACTCGGCGTCATGGCCGCAACCGGGCTGGCCATGCTGTATTTTTTCAAGCAAAAGAAGTGGCTGTGATGGTGTGCAGAATGGGGCCGTCAATCCAAGACTTCAGCGCGATCCACAAAGTAGGCGGTCTCTCCGAAGCAGGTGGTGGGGATATAGCGGAATTCCTTATAATGGAGGACCACTCGTTTTCCCATCTGCCCGTCGAGTTTCTTGGCCACGGCATCATCCCACACGCTGAAACTCCATAATACCGGTGCGACGCCGGGCACAGTCGTCATGGCGAGTTCGCCTTCCTGGGTCTTGCAAATCCACCCTTTCCGAGAAAGCTTCTGGAGATAACCTACGCGGTCTCCGTC
It contains:
- a CDS encoding lytic transglycosylase domain-containing protein, producing MQEPEWNSRWERVARVLCPFVVAGCLVVMMPPVSRVAIDPGMRDVPFSRASESITSLIARSAAQYGLDPALLRAVIKVESNFNSEAVSSKGAIGLMQLMPLTAAALHVLDPFDPKDNIHAGAALLRRLLNRFDGDLSLALAAYHVGETRVRQTLGTPALPATQLYVERVLGHYHRFRAEAHQTASQSRARESGGEVFLASPRVRE
- a CDS encoding pyridoxal phosphate-dependent aminotransferase, which gives rise to MKKSDRTARLAQSDIRAMTLACAKVNGINMSQGVCDTPVPPVVVQGAQQAMAQGHNIYSRFDGILELRQAIADKLAAYNRITADPDVNITVSAGATGSFQATCMALLNPGDEVILFEPFYAYHIQAIVAVEAVPRCVPMRPPDWTVDFKGLEQAITSRTKAIVVNTPGNPSGKVFTRRELEQIAETACRHDVMVITDEIYEYFVFDGREHVSMASLPGMADRTITIGGYSKTFSITGWRIGYSVAEATWAKAIGAMSDVLYVCAPTPLQHGVAAGIRALGPSFYSDLTKEHQEKRDRFCDALAKAGLPPAVPQGAYYVLADVSRLPGKTSRERALYLLDKTGVAGVPGEAFFEGPDGSRFMRFCMAKTDTDLERASQAIERFRS
- a CDS encoding NAD(P)-dependent oxidoreductase — protein: MNVALLGTGLLGQAVAERLHATGHHLSAYNRTPEKTLSLRQQGLHIASTAVEAIAAAEVVILLLADAAAIRAVLLDPSTSQALGGRTIIQMGTIGPSESCSIGEEIERLGGQYLEAPVLGSIAEAKSGALLIMVGATPERYAAWAPLLQALSSDVRLIGPVGKAAVMKLALNQLIAAETAAFALSLGLIRRGGVDVENFMAVLRKSALYAPTFDKKLPRLAERNYARPNFSTRHLLKDVELTLAAADSAQLSPGGLPGVRSLLIDTIALGLGDVDYSALYERVDPVAGT
- a CDS encoding 3'(2'),5'-bisphosphate nucleotidase CysQ; amino-acid sequence: MTMDHELSILSEAMRRAGREALRMAATGFDTYTKPDQSPVTSADLAVNQILRDHLSAAFPEDGWLSEETEDNHNRLTRSRVWIVDPIDGTRSFVRGLPEFSLSVALVEQGMPAVAAIFNPATGEFFSAIRGQGIRVERQAEAGQAPFTPPERPLALVNPWELRVGRFQALEPHLHCRPIGSIAYALALVAAGQADAVVTLEGGNEWDIAAGVLLIEESGGRATTAAGHPFTFNRADPRVKGTLAIGTDLTTPTRTHLIQLSAASRDLRAPLP
- the corA gene encoding magnesium/cobalt transporter CorA, which encodes MTMKLKHKHSRKAGLPPGTLVHIGEKKSETVTISVYEYGEGQFQERTVSKPDEIAMTGEPTVRWVDVGGIHKMEVLESFGKMFGLHPLLLEDIANTDQRPKLDDYGSYGYVVLKMLYEGDREGDINVEQVSLVFGENFLLSFQENGGDVFQGVKERLRNGKGRLRHAGADYLLYALMDSIVDRYFVILETLGERIEALQDLCVTNPGPETLRDIHGLKRQLLFLRRSVWPLRDVMNNLSRSDGQFLQGSTKVFFRDVYDHIIQIGDTIETLREMVSSMMEVYLSSVSYRLNGVMKVLTIITTIFMPLSFIASIYGMNFEHMPELKSPWGYPAVLGVMAATGLAMLYFFKQKKWL